A part of Chanodichthys erythropterus isolate Z2021 chromosome 4, ASM2448905v1, whole genome shotgun sequence genomic DNA contains:
- the rtn1b gene encoding reticulon-1b isoform X3 — MQASAMAAADSTKIEAMELLYWRNLKQSGLVFGSLLLLLFSLTQFSVVSVVAYLALAALSATISFRVYKSVLQAVQKTDEGHPFKTYLDVEMSLSHDQMQKYAENVQYYINSTLKELRRLFLVQDLVDSLKFAVLMWLLTYVGALFNGLTLLIMVVVSMFSMPVVYEKYQAQIDQYVDLIRTQVNSVVAKIQEKIPGAKRKAE, encoded by the exons ATGCAGGCCAGCGCCATGGCAGCCGCAGACTCGACAAAGATTGAAG CGATGGAGTTGCTGTACTGGCGGAACCTGAAGCAGAGTGGGCTGGTGTTTGGCAGTTTACTGCTACTGCTTTTCTCCCTGACACAGTTCAGTGTGGTCAGCGTGGTGGCCTATCTGGCCCTGGCTGCCCTCTCCGCCACCATCAGCTTCAGAGTCTACAAGTCCGTGCTGCAGGCTGTGCAGAAAACAGATGAGGGACATCCCTTCAA AACTTATCTGGATGTGGAGATGTCACTGTCCCATGATCAGATGCAGAAGTATGCAGAAAACGTCCAGTATTATATCAACAGCACACTGAAAGAACTGCGCAGACTGTTCCTGGTGCAGGATCTGGTGGACTCACTAAAG TTTGCAGTGCTGATGTGGTTGCTGACCTATGTGGGAGCCCTCTTCAATGGTCTTACTCTTCTTATTATGG TGGTGGTGTCCATGTTCTCAATGCCTGTGGTCTACGAGAAATACCAG GCACAGATTGATCAGTATGTGGACCTAATAAGGACCCAAGTCAACTCTGTGGTAGCAAA GATCCAGGAGAAGATTCCTGGGGCCAAACGAAAGGCTGAATAA
- the rtn1b gene encoding reticulon-1b isoform X2, producing the protein MQASAMAAADSTKIEGFWSNWKCQAMELLYWRNLKQSGLVFGSLLLLLFSLTQFSVVSVVAYLALAALSATISFRVYKSVLQAVQKTDEGHPFKTYLDVEMSLSHDQMQKYAENVQYYINSTLKELRRLFLVQDLVDSLKFAVLMWLLTYVGALFNGLTLLIMVVVSMFSMPVVYEKYQAQIDQYVDLIRTQVNSVVAKIQEKIPGAKRKAE; encoded by the exons ATGCAGGCCAGCGCCATGGCAGCCGCAGACTCGACAAAGATTGAAGGTTTCTGGAGCAACTGGAAGTGCCAGG CGATGGAGTTGCTGTACTGGCGGAACCTGAAGCAGAGTGGGCTGGTGTTTGGCAGTTTACTGCTACTGCTTTTCTCCCTGACACAGTTCAGTGTGGTCAGCGTGGTGGCCTATCTGGCCCTGGCTGCCCTCTCCGCCACCATCAGCTTCAGAGTCTACAAGTCCGTGCTGCAGGCTGTGCAGAAAACAGATGAGGGACATCCCTTCAA AACTTATCTGGATGTGGAGATGTCACTGTCCCATGATCAGATGCAGAAGTATGCAGAAAACGTCCAGTATTATATCAACAGCACACTGAAAGAACTGCGCAGACTGTTCCTGGTGCAGGATCTGGTGGACTCACTAAAG TTTGCAGTGCTGATGTGGTTGCTGACCTATGTGGGAGCCCTCTTCAATGGTCTTACTCTTCTTATTATGG TGGTGGTGTCCATGTTCTCAATGCCTGTGGTCTACGAGAAATACCAG GCACAGATTGATCAGTATGTGGACCTAATAAGGACCCAAGTCAACTCTGTGGTAGCAAA GATCCAGGAGAAGATTCCTGGGGCCAAACGAAAGGCTGAATAA